The nucleotide sequence tgcaatgcatATACAATGTGaaaagacatttaattaaatccttttttttttttttacgaaccAGATGCTGCAATCTCAACACAATCTTCATTTCCATTGTCGTTGTCAGGTTGGCCACTACCAAAGAATCTGAAATTAAGGACTTCACCATCGGTCCATACAAATTCGCCCTCCTGTAAAACAaagccaaaatgtatttatgtgaaCTGAATGCCTGCATTAGCAGTGTGGAATACTTAATGTTTGATCAAGATTGAAGACTTTTGAGTGATTTGGAATCTTTTTTTAGATCATTCTGTAATCACTTAACATTTGTCATaatgtgatatatatatatatatatatatatatatatatatatatatatatatatatatatatatatatatatatatatatatatatatatatatatatatatatatatatatatatatatatatatatatatatatatatatatatatatatatatatatatatatatatatatatatatatatatatatatatatatatatatatatatatatatatatagaaaaagaagtctattttttctactttatgGAGCCAAGATCCATGATGAAGAAATGTTTATGCAAAAAGTACACTACTATAGGAGAAACggaatcctttttttctttaggtCTGTGACACGATTGAGACTGTAGAAAAAACCTCTCTCATGACCAAAAGTgacttgattatttttttttttttacctcaattGCATCATGCAGTCCAATCCATGCGTCTACCACTGAACCCTCAGCCTCCCGAATCAGCTCAACAACGACCGCGTTTTCCTTGCGACTGTTGATGGAGACCAGATTCCCACCAATAACATTGCAAACGCTCTAAAAgtgggcagaaaaaaaatgttatataaaGTGTTATCTGTAAATGAATCAAATTCGAAAAGGCTCATAAGTTGAACTGGATGGAAATAGCTACTATTCTAACAGGGGTTCTCATAACAGTCATTGTGTGAAAGTTTTCCATACCTCTGCGTCTGAAAAACTCCTGGGATCGTGCTGGTAGATGTAACAGTACTTGTCCAACAGAGTCCAGCCTTTAGgacaattgcagtttttttctgaaacatAATGGATAAAGGATATCAATTCTTTGTGTAGATATGTTCGATACTGTATATTTCCAATTCAAGCCCAGCTACATACGTACCACTCTCGGTCTGTCTCTAAAAGAAAGACGTACCAGAAGAGAACAATGTTTTAATTTGGAGAGCTAAAACACAAAGCTACGACAAATAGTTGTATCATAAGAACAATTGACTTACAGCTTGGGTCAGTGCAAGGATCCCACAAAGGGTAAACAACAGGCGAAGATGTGCCATCTGTGTGATTTTTTTAGAAAGATTGAGTTCTCTTACTTTGGATTTTTaaccatttctaaaaaaaaatatgagcttGAAAAACAGTAGGATGTCAAAAATACACCTAAACTTACCTTTGCAGTCTTGATGCTTGTTTTGCCAAATGGGGAAGTACAGATGTTTTATACTTATTGTTGACTGTCACGGAATGTTGCGTCACGGGTTACGGGACATGTCAAACAAGTTAGTAAGTACAATTAAATTAGTGCATCACTTGTCAGTAAATGGAGCCACAACAATGCAGGTGAAtctcaaattttattttgactGCGTAAGAacttctctcatctcatctcattttccgagctgctttatcctcattagggtcgggggcggtgctggagccgatcccagctgactacgggcTAGAGGTGGGGGACCTCTTGATTTGATTTTCATCCTGAATCGGTAACCATCcgatggcagggcacaaggagacgtaaaaccatgcacacacacccatacctgggggcaataaatagtgtccaatcagcccaccacgcatgtttttggaacgtgggaggaaaccggcgtACCCGGAGGAGAATATGCAAAATCCACATAGGGGGACcgacgtggatttgaacccaggactccagagctgtgaagcgATGCGCTAACCATAGATACAAAACAATATGTTTAAATGGCTGGCCATAACTGTTTATGTTTAAATCACGACGTGTACTTTATCAAAGAATATTTTCATGGTCATGTTTTTCCCACACAAGCAGCAGTCATAGATTGTACgtatattcaatattttagtGGATTTCGTCGCaatcaaactgttttttttgcagtaaaaaaatattgaagtgacacaaattgatcaaaatttgtctctgagaacaccattaaaaaataagGAATGGATTGAACAAAACTTTTTTATTCAGGCTTATTTCCTGATTGACAAGCCAGCATAGAAGAAAAGAAACATCCTTACAAAAGACATTTTGCAATATCATTCAAACTCTCTACAATacaatttgtggttttgtagCTAAAGACACAAAAATAGCACAATTGGTCTGTTCTGATATCATTTCGACCTATTCGCGTATATTGAAGTTACTCGTgttcaatgtatttaaaattctaactttttttgttttatttctaaaaataatgtCTCATTGTTTTGGGAGacaaatgaattcattttccTGCATTGTTCCCCTTTACTAAGATAAAAAGAGTTTTAATTTTTGTACCAAAAGATATGACCTATTTCAAAAGAAACGTTACACTTCATTTGCAAAACTTAAAAATGATAGATAAAAGTATGCTGGCTGTTAAAATAAAGAGACAATAATATAGCTAGATCTTTTGTGAAATATTTCCGTCTCTGAGCATTTAAATTTTTGGTCTGTGTCCAATTCCACACCCAAACTAAAGCTCAATTAAGCACAAAAATGTCAGTCATCTTTGTGGAACTTGTTTGGGACCACGCTGAGTCATTGCCACTGAATGCGTAGATGTACGTAAATATACATAATGAGCTCTCTAACTGCGCTTTGAGGAttcatgttttgacattttgaatgtattttcacACATTCCTTCCACACACGCCAATCAACTCACATAGCGGGTAGAGAAAAGAACTCCAATAGCCCCCGGCTCTGTTCTGGGGTGGGTGAGAGGAAGGTGTTGGCCAAGGTCACAATCATCATCACTCTGCACGGTATActatagagcaggggtagggaacccatggctcgggagccatatgcggctcttttgatgggtgcatctggctctttgctaacctgtcagctaaaatatggaaattgctggtgatagaactgagatattacatctagaagtgctttaattttcattttctttgcagtagactcttctggaacgcatcctcttattgattggcaacagcataagaatcttttcaaaaatgttcatgtttttctactttaaaagtgatgaaattacaaagaaaaaattgaaaaggtactcgtttacatgtatgtattttgacttttaaatttgtggtatggctcacaagaaataacattggaaaatatgaattgtttgtggctctctttgtcaaaaaggttcgcCGACCCCTGCTGTAGAGTCCTGGAGCAGTTCCAGTTAACTCCCACCCCGCATGAAGAATCCCGACTGCTTTTGTTCCATCAGCAATTAAACTATAACCCCAGCATCATTGCCTGATGTTAAGATAAACTGAATTCTACAATCTTCTCTGTCTTCTCAAAATAATTGCACTATCCATTTTGCAGAGATGTGTGGAGGTGAGTAAGTTCCTTGCATCGACCCTGCATTCCATCTTGTCAGCACTGTATTTAAACACAGACCAGTCAAGAAAAAGGTACTGAGATATTTCCTTCATAGTCGCTATTGTCCATCAAGAGCCAAAAGAGCGCCATAAATAAACACCAGCTAATAAACACCagctaataaacaaaaaaatgaaataacaaatacaaattaagtCAAAAAAGTAAATGTCGGAAACACCACCTAACAATTGTAAGAATCAATTCATCATTATCATGAATAATGACATCATCTGGTCCAAAATGTCTCACTCATCGAGACAATAGAAAATCTCACACATAATTAGATATGTCtattggatgattttttttcaggctaaGATCTCAATAATTGTGATAAAAGGAAAACAGGTGAGAAATTTGtatagaaaaaacaaacacagatGACGTCAATTGGATAAcgagaacaacaacaaactgcAAACATGGGAAAGCACCGCAACACTTTTGCTCATATTTCTGTTCTCGTCCTGTTTAATGCTAAAAGCTATCAATTTTCAAACTGAAACTgtcaacattattttatttctttctttctttctttcagctTGTCACTTTTCCACTGTATAACAGAATCAAATGATATCCAAGGATTTTAAAATCTCTCTGGTTTGGGTAAGTGATGTTGGTCTTTctgaattttatttaaaacgATCACAGAGTAAGTTGAGGTGATTTGGAAGCATAAAGTGTACCTATTTTTTACCACTAAACCTGCCATTAATCTAAATTGACAAAGTGGATAAAGGTGACTTTTAATAACACCAAATTCcctgttaaaacaaaaatactttcaGAAAGGATAAAATAAATCACACTGGACAATTGGCAAATAAGGCAAGCTACAGAAAAAGTATCAAGACAGCAACAAAGCAACTTCCATGTTCATTATGACGTCTAAGATCAGACAAGATCTGAAGAATGAAAGGCAAACTTATAATCAGAGATAATTAAAAGCTCAACCTCACTATTTGCTCCCTTGATATTCTGcctcccactttaaaaaaacaataacaacaaaaaaaactcttatCACTTGTGTAGCTCGCAGGGTAATTCAAATGACTAATATTTGTGTCCAATCAGGAGATTTCCTACAGGCGTTCCAAAcggaataattaaaaaaatcttttaaaacaaaaaggtaaTTTGAATTTTGCTGCTATGACTGAAATTACTGAGGAAACCATTAAAAGAGTTACTTTGGAGCAAAATCACACTTTAATGATTGAAAGCAAGCCTGGACATCAGCCAAAACCGAGTCCGGAACCTGTACGTatcaaagtcttaaattattCCAGATGGAACAATGACGCATGAAAATGATCAGCAAAACTGATCAGCGCGATACAATGGACACGATTGAGCATATTATACTACTTTCCTATCTTGCTCAATGACAAGACAAGAAGTTGATCTTTTTGGCCTCTTTCCACCAAAACCTGTCCTGGGGCTTTCCCCCCTTATCACTTACTGGGACCACTTCCAAGAGAACGCGGATGTGGTTACTAGCCATATAATCAAGGAAATGGAACTGGAATCAGGAACAAACAAATGATAACGAGTACCAGAATCtattatttggtgttttttttgtttcttccatgtcTTTTATCTTTCTAACAACATTGTGTGTATAAGTGCGTATGTAAATGTAAGAGCTGTTTGCCtatataataattatttgttcattttctgaaatataCTGTAAATTACATTAAGTTGCTTTGGTTTTATTATTAGCCTTTGTCTTGGGGGCCCGGTGGGGCAAGTCGTTGGGCAaattacggcccgcgggccacatccggcccactaACCagtttaatccggcccgccgacgttgtccaaataagtttttttctatttttttttcccccaagatggcgccgtcacacggaagccagtggcagcagctctgtccactctctttttttacaatgacattttaatatttctttatacattcctttttactttactttgtactttatactttttactttaatgatgagtgatgagtattttaatactttagtcatttttttctgtttctgtttcatatgtactgttaacgggtgcagtttttttatgtgtatcgtatcttgtactgacctggcccatctgtcaattttttaaagtcaatgtggcccccgggaccaaaagtttgcccacccctgggtaaGTGCGTCGGCATCACGGGTCTGGACTCCTGAGTTCCAGTCCAGGTCGGTcgctctgtgtggagtttgcatgttttcaccgggcctgtgtgggtttcctctgggtactccaatttcctcccagaTTGCagaaagcatgcatggtaggctgatgagacactctaaattaccctgaggtatgggtatgagtgtgcatggttgtcctttgtcttcttgtgcccccgattcagggtgtcccccgcctctcacccaaagacagctgggtttggctccagcaccccccgcaccACTAATGACgataaggcggttcagaaaatgagatgagagatgccTTTGTCTTGAATTGgtcatccaaaaaaatatttttgatagaTTAATTTCCCTACATGTGCCATCAAATCTGCAACActgttttcatccttttttgACCTTTTACGTAAAACCAAAGGATTTGGATTTGGATGACTTTTTGTTACATTGAATGTACAATTGATGCTGTCAAGAGGAATAACGCGTTTAATGTTCAGAAATGAGCTGTAATTCATTGCCACGATACGTATTTAAACCACAGAAGTAATAGGAACCACCAAGAATTTGGCAAAAATTGTTAAGATTATGGAAAGACATCATGACAGTTGTTTAGCtttagcaccccccccccccccacccttccCTCCCCTCCTCCCGGCGACTAATGTGAGACTAAGAGGATCATGGTCCAGGGTCTGATGGTCTGACGGTCAGATGGCTGATTAGTGACAGTCTTTCTTTTCCACAGGTTTCATGCAAACATATGGGTTCAAATCTGTGCATGGAACATCGTGCCACATATCGTCTGCagggaaacacacacacacaggattAAAAAGCATGCCCCAGTAACAGATAATTAAATGATATACCAATATGCTGATatcatttggaaaataaatggtaTTTACACTCACCTTGGTTCTCAATCTCCACACAATCCTCGTTTACACTTGGAccgtcaggctggctcggtgcAAAGCCGCTGAAATTGACAATTTCACCGTTGGTCCAAATGTATTCGCCCTCCTGTAACACAAAGTAACATTATAAATAGAAATTAGGCATAAAATGCTGTTCTGGCTGTGGGGATTACACGAGAGTAATTGGCTGATAAATGCTGAGTGCATTTCAATCAGTTTCAGTCTTTTGTCTAAATACTTGTGACTTGTGACTACTGGTACTGAGGAGAGAAACCCAAAGTGCAACATTTAATGTGTCATGATTGAACGCTTTTCACCATCAGTCCATAGAAAGTTATTATCCTGTGAGTCATATGAACATttaaatctttagaaaagcccCCAAACTGAACGAGCGGCGTGTGAAAATCAGAATTTGATCGTAAAAGAGGGCATTATGCTGTTAGATGACTTTTCCCTTGAATCCCTTCAACAAATGAGATCCTTCCTTTCTGACAAAAATAGGGAGTCCCCAAGTCCTGTAGTTTAGCACGTGCCAAGTAGGAATGGAAAGgcagaaatgtctgaatagtgTTAACAAATATATTATGCATCAAGACTTGATCATGTTTTATTGAAATGTCATGTTGCATGAGCTTTTTAGTgtttgtcattcattttctctactgcttatcctcaaaaggccctgtcaacgtcaacttgatttcacgtgggctggaccatttcagatataatatttagatttttaaaaataaattgattaaaagaactggattaaaaggcctgaatattcagttttttataaatctaaaaaaaatgtttattttagcttttttttaaatctatttttagattctacaaaatgatttttgaactaaaaacatagaacaaaattgatttaaaaattacaatgattgatttaaaagggggaaaatcaggaaatgtaatatatctatactcttcattttaatttgatcctaaaacagaaagtcggcactcctgatttactttcccgggccacacaaaatgatgcggcgggccagatttggcccacgggccaccactttgacacgtgttttttggagatgtgggaggaaaccagagtacctggaaaaaacccacaaaggtacggggagaacacgcaaactccacacaggaaggtcgaaACTTGCAAAAAGTAAtagatcaaaataaaaataatactaattttagcatcattttgtttgcagcacttatacttaaaaaaaatcccaacctttttatttttcttataattttgtGATTTTGTGTGTTAACTGTTAACTGCTCAGCTGTATACATATTTCTCTTTGTATTGTTACAAATAaatttagttcaaaataaaaggtgagtgCCTAGTGTTAACCACTTTAACCCACATTTTTCTTGCCTCATTTCACTTTTATTCTATATAACTTTTTTAATGCCTACTTATTATGTGTGCACGTTATGGTGAAGCATTTAATGAAGAGAGTTACAACTATAGTTACTATGCAAACTTTTTTCAAACTATTTGTTGCTgcgtttctgtcttaatgattggatttaatgattcttaatgatcccatatactttgctttgctttgccaATCTAAAATGTGTTGTAGGTGGAAGACATGTTGTTAGGCAAAAGGTCTGCTTCGTCTAAGAGCCATAACTGCTATTTTGAGGACCCTTGACTCTACAAGCGCCTCGTTTAAGTCAGTGATGCGATTTAGCCCATTTATTTTCTCCATGAGAAaagcacttgtgatgaacataAATAAGTCGATTAAGTATCAATCAAGTTTTACCTCGACAGCATCATGGAGTCCAATCCAGGTGTCCACAATTTCACCCCTACACTCTCGGATCAGCTCAACAACGAGTGCATTTTCCTTGCGGCTATTGATGGAGACCAAATTTGCATCAAGAATGTTGCAGATGCTCTGATcgagtaaaaaacaaaacaaaaacaaatcaaatgaatacacatttaaattggaaaattaACTTGCATTTGAACATGTGCACTCTGTGCGATAGATAATAAATGTAGTATCGACTTAAATAAGCATTTTTACAGAAGAGGATTACAGTCACAATTATGGAATCAAAGTGGCAATTCTGAAATTAAACAGACAAATCTGAGTTTAAAGTCACAATTTTGACTTCTTTTTCAGAATTTCTTCTCAAGTCAGAATCTAGGCCACgtttaattttcttcttccTTAAATTTAATAGCTGTTaacttttataatttttttttttttactactgtgTTAACGTCTGAAATACCTCAGCATCTGAAAAGGTCCTGtcatcattttgaaatatgtaaCAGTTCTTGTCCAACTGGGTCCAGCCTTTGGGGCAGTGATTGCCTATAACAGAAATgttggacatcacatttttttgtagtcatCTTAAATAAGTGAAGTATTTTATCACAACTACTTACATACCAATTGACTTAGAGTCTTTCCCTAAGGCCACCTAAGGAAAAGAGAACATAATAAATTGATAGCGCTAaaaagatgaatggatgaatgaaaagAGAATTGGACTTACTCCTTGGATTTGTACAGTGAGTCCACACAGGACCACGAACAGATGAAGAGGACTCATCTGGGTGACAAGACAAGATTATTTCGATTATTTTTCCCTTACTGTTCTTTTCTTTGAAGAAGAGTTTACCACTGACCATATagtaaaagcaaaaatcatatttgtgtTCTATTACCTTTGTAGTCATAATGCTGAGCAGGACAAAAAGCTTATCTTGATCCTTAGAAGAATGAAGACAATACACATAAACCGTTGCACTAATATAGTCATGATTGTGAGCCAGCTTCCACTTATGTAGGCGTGTTCTATTTGGTAGTGGTTGAATGCCCTGTTAAAAGGTCGCGCTAATTGCGGCGTGCAAACCTACCAATCACACAACACAATCTCAAACGCTAAAGCATGAAAGAAATATGACATGAATCAAACTGAATGAACTAAATGAGAAGGTGTCTGCATGCATATGATAAAACTAGCCTCGAAGTTTGCATCAAAACATTCTACACATTTTCCATTGTTGAAATATGTGAAttgcttttctttaaaattcaACCTCATGAAAATGCAAAACACTTGCCACTTTTAGCAAAACCTGAACAGCAAACCTTGCACCATTCATTAAACCAGAGTCAAAATTGAAGACATGATATGATGATCCAGCCTATTTATTCAGTTCCAATCGCACATTTAGACCAAAGTTCAAAATGCATATAAAAGTTAGTTGGTCAAGTCTGGAGGGGAatgattttgaagaaaaaaaatctaaatatatgggAATGTATTGcactcagtttaaaaaaaaaaaatctaaatatatgggAATGTATTGCactcagttttaaaaaaaaatctaaatatatgggAATGTATTGCActccgttttattttttttttaaatccctggCTGTTTTTCTCAATAATTTACTTTGTGGGgttgtttttattgaattcattatttttaaaactctgttttttctaaataatgtattttcttgggttgtttgttgaattattttttttttttggtcctgaGTGAAAACAATTACACTACAAAGAGATGAATTGGCAAATCTATCTTTTTGTTGTAGACAATGGACACCTAGTGCACACCCAGTAACCAGCAAAACAAAGTAACAAGAACACATTAGTGCAGTGTATTTTATGTGTTCTCACAAACAATGTTCTGCATCCACATTCTCCACCCTGTTCCATTCTGTCATTCTTTGCTTTGAATGTTGTCATCAAATACCTCGATGGTTCTAGACGTTAATGGAGAATATTTGTCACCTGTTCTTTGCCATTTTGTCACATCTTTTGTTTTACATACCTTGGCTCTattaattctttcattttcgtttgttttgtttttttgtgctcatACACACTAGAGTCAATGACTCTCTGGAGGAAATAAATAGTTTAGCCAACTTTAAGGAGTaggcataccaccctgaaatAGTTGCCTGTTAATCTCAGACCTTGGTTGTAACGGGTGggtattttttggtttattctagagttttttttccaatcagatCGAatgttttttagtgttttgcaAGACATTTTATTCCATGTTTAGACcagtggtgtccaaactatCCCAAAAAGGGCCgatatgggtgcaggtttttttgttttcttcaactGATCCAGCATGGGTAGTTTAATCCAGTGTTTTTCCAACTTTTTCTGAGCTGCggtacactttttgcattgaaaaaatgtcaaggcacACCACCGGCTGAAAATCTTCAAATTTCCAATGAT is from Stigmatopora nigra isolate UIUO_SnigA chromosome 1, RoL_Snig_1.1, whole genome shotgun sequence and encodes:
- the LOC144197123 gene encoding galactose-specific lectin nattectin-like, translating into MAHLRLLFTLCGILALTQARQTESEKNCNCPKGWTLLDKYCYIYQHDPRSFSDAESVCNVIGGNLVSINSRKENAVVVELIREAEGSVVDAWIGLHDAIEEGEFVWTDGEVLNFRFFGSGQPDNDNGNEDCVEIAASGEMWADDQCSGLHPFVCIRPVNKKECH
- the LOC144197116 gene encoding galactose-specific lectin nattectin-like, producing MTTKMSPLHLFVVLCGLTVQIQGVALGKDSKSIGNHCPKGWTQLDKNCYIFQNDDRTFSDAESICNILDANLVSINSRKENALVVELIRECRGEIVDTWIGLHDAVEEGEYIWTNGEIVNFSGFAPSQPDGPSVNEDCVEIENQDDMWHDVPCTDLNPYVCMKPVEKKDCH